Genomic segment of Dactylococcopsis salina PCC 8305:
AATTGATTCGGGTAGGTAGAGTAAATCAAAGATTCTAATTTTTTGTTTTAAAAACCGTCCAATGAGGAGAAATAAACCTAAAATAATAAAGGCGGCAAAAACATCTATTAGTTTCAATCCAGTTGTATCCAAATTACTCTTATCCTTTGGTGTTGTTAATTTAAAACGAGGCTTTTTCGTTTTAATAAAAATCCTTGCATTCCTATGGCTTTTGCTCCTTCATAATCTTCTTGACGACGATCGCCAATATGCCAAGTTTGTTCGGGAGAAACTGCATACTGTTCGATCGCGCTCTTGAAGATAATCGGATCAGGTTTCGCCGCTCCCACTTCTGAGGAAATAGTAATTGTATCAAAAAAATGATTGAGATCAAGGGCAATTAAAACCTGATAAAGACGGGAATCAAAGTTGGAAATTACCCCTAGTTTAATGCCTCGATCGCGCCAACGTTGTAAACAAGGAATCACATCGGAATAAACCTGCCAAGGTGTCGCTGTGGCAAAGTAATAATAAAGGCGATTAAAAAAGATATCAAAG
This window contains:
- a CDS encoding HAD-IA family hydrolase, which gives rise to MSQPEVIFLDAVGTLFAVKGSVGEVYSAIARRFGVLAAAAELDSAFKEVFKTAPPLAFSNVSPQDIPKKEFQWWREVTKRTFQKAGVAHKFLDFDIFFNRLYYYFATATPWQVYSDVIPCLQRWRDRGIKLGVISNFDSRLYQVLIALDLNHFFDTITISSEVGAAKPDPIIFKSAIEQYAVSPEQTWHIGDRRQEDYEGAKAIGMQGFLLKRKSLVLN